A genomic segment from Lignipirellula cremea encodes:
- a CDS encoding carboxypeptidase-like regulatory domain-containing protein: MNESTTELLWRSTPPVRDAAKRKVKRRLVVGLAFCLCLAGAALGVASLIDTAPDPLFIAYYSTLAPEGALTLDHPTAREYEALKSGAALASFSRRTIARSQHAFQEELSALAENSDKGLVLYLSCSAGLNSDGHIVLRHARPDAGAAAITLHSVLDEIKDCPARKKLLVLDIVWPAHEIESGFFPAIANDLIDIELKNVPDQRRLVLCSTSKGQYAFNNLAAGRTVFGDYFDRGMAGAADGCNDSHTFDGRVMVRELANYLQMHVDRWAMLNRGLRQTPRLLGDGVDFDLAAYSLPLKPPADLSESLREYPKWLLEGWEQRDKMVADGKLESYPWLTRRLEAALLQAELRWRSGADEATVQSDYVLRESEFKRLLERFESYLTEPRPFSLAQLELLQPVDATKASAALAVMLSDFQAQSSQAPAASWPALRDKLAGEFMVKAKEESDAAVAIAVFIALCNDTTGSRDTIRWLDRVLRSRQPRPLYEETNVIRRLAELDVPDDQWPAANVRALLRVVRLGEQAISDPCAFVWSGDFLSLAAQQRHNGEVLMWSPGFAAPSEVERLLAVAEQRFSAALESSRTVDLAVRTCDRGFRLLQAYAGYLEHEVSDDNWRAALAAVGQLCDELGSDQKHGGAVAERVQSLRRLTAVAVMQLNTLERPFLPANVDRLCEAAQTELAGPLQVQRLDAVLSTPLLDAPQRLAAWQARNALAHRLNLATQKLDEEGPISKEAFAKLVFSITQGDLLQNGSMNAVWRRLQRAAAILKLAGWPLDQLPVLSYDPQKESCTEFDAAREAASKLQQIWRHLLALQIEQDQNTMAAARLVWVATPYYPMPALDDPARNPRMQQHAKQARRRWSWLSERYRYAARDCIRPDFYAETARLYETLAPAPPEAFVQVLSCGPAAGAGTSALNPLASTDPLAPAPASSAAPIDTASSDTLVAAIQWRVAGGAAPVKGAVKVDILAESDSLSAKVLNKTLDPNGPLLVALTSHPAVAGAPGETPLGVMVRFLINGKTYHYRLASSSLLEGDQVAVVVSETTTPPAESIEQLDVRPSGAPRTYYLFARNRSGDPQNCRVEMEGAGPVTLSLAAGETKPILFVGAPPQPKAPLPRIEEPVVVRVVDAASGQPLGSRALWPTVLSPRNYVRASDVRFLPESSTRNRLEAVVTVAGLPPGGPCAVKLLASPDNIPGLSSIKTGLFQGALQEGQSLTLFAQDMQLQAGVGPNGEFSIAADGAPRVFVYETTFARQGTAVSPRRLLSPRVLMSAPAILAAAPTMQVQLQVDNGPDDSTLEVAIGQNSDAGFLAESVMNLSTPQEFQIGFSPFGKGGAWMFSGGVNDWSPELDIAGVVGRRVVQVRLLDRAGRQLGIAQQPVIIDDSPPQNLYFVAPPAYASDKEPLNLTAAGFDSLSGVAQVDFFVGKPVDKKVPATAVLYPADQDGAAWTVQLPPSKLLGPTAITARFTDGAGLFSFVTTVVNFNADPPAPVGGVAGVVVEGSRPQANLDVWLINAAGKVVASTKTGANGRFDFNQAKPGAYTVWAEQSFPSRKATADVTVVAGKQVDASLDLAL; the protein is encoded by the coding sequence ATGAACGAGTCGACAACTGAACTGCTCTGGCGGTCCACTCCCCCGGTCCGCGACGCCGCCAAACGCAAGGTGAAACGCCGTCTGGTGGTTGGTCTGGCCTTCTGCCTGTGTCTGGCAGGGGCGGCTTTGGGCGTGGCTTCGCTGATCGACACGGCTCCCGATCCGTTATTCATCGCTTATTACAGCACGCTGGCGCCCGAGGGCGCTCTTACGCTGGATCACCCCACAGCCCGCGAATATGAAGCGCTTAAATCCGGGGCGGCGCTCGCCTCGTTTTCACGGCGCACCATCGCCCGCAGCCAGCATGCCTTTCAGGAAGAGTTGTCGGCTTTGGCGGAGAATTCCGACAAGGGGCTCGTGCTGTACTTGTCGTGCAGCGCCGGGCTGAATAGCGACGGCCACATTGTGCTGCGTCATGCCCGTCCCGATGCAGGGGCGGCCGCCATCACGCTGCATTCCGTGCTGGACGAAATCAAGGATTGTCCTGCGCGGAAGAAACTGCTGGTGCTTGATATCGTCTGGCCGGCGCATGAAATCGAATCGGGATTCTTCCCGGCCATTGCGAACGATCTGATCGATATTGAACTCAAGAACGTTCCCGACCAGCGTCGCCTGGTGCTGTGCTCCACTTCCAAAGGGCAGTACGCCTTTAACAACCTGGCCGCGGGCCGCACTGTTTTTGGCGACTACTTCGACCGCGGCATGGCAGGCGCCGCAGACGGCTGCAACGACTCCCACACTTTTGATGGTCGCGTGATGGTTCGCGAGCTTGCCAATTACCTGCAGATGCATGTCGATCGCTGGGCCATGCTGAATCGCGGCCTGCGGCAAACGCCGCGACTGCTGGGCGACGGAGTCGACTTTGATCTGGCGGCGTATTCGTTGCCGCTCAAGCCTCCGGCCGACTTGTCTGAGTCCTTGCGAGAGTATCCCAAATGGCTGCTGGAGGGCTGGGAACAACGGGACAAGATGGTTGCCGACGGCAAGCTGGAATCGTACCCCTGGCTGACGCGGCGTCTGGAAGCTGCCTTGCTCCAGGCCGAACTGCGCTGGCGGAGCGGGGCGGACGAAGCGACCGTGCAGTCCGACTATGTGCTGCGTGAATCCGAATTCAAGCGTCTGCTGGAACGCTTTGAGTCCTACCTGACCGAACCGCGTCCGTTTTCACTGGCCCAGCTTGAATTACTGCAGCCGGTCGACGCGACCAAAGCCTCAGCCGCCCTGGCAGTGATGCTGAGCGATTTCCAGGCCCAGTCTTCCCAGGCGCCTGCCGCCTCGTGGCCCGCCTTGCGCGACAAGCTGGCCGGGGAGTTTATGGTCAAGGCCAAGGAGGAGTCCGACGCCGCGGTGGCGATCGCCGTCTTTATCGCGTTGTGCAACGACACAACGGGTTCACGCGACACCATTCGCTGGCTGGACCGTGTCCTGCGGTCGCGTCAGCCGCGGCCCCTGTATGAAGAGACCAACGTGATTCGACGCCTGGCCGAACTCGACGTGCCCGACGACCAATGGCCTGCTGCGAATGTGCGCGCGTTGCTGAGAGTGGTGCGACTGGGCGAACAGGCGATCAGCGATCCTTGTGCATTTGTCTGGTCAGGCGACTTTCTCAGCCTTGCGGCCCAGCAGCGCCACAACGGAGAGGTGTTGATGTGGTCGCCGGGGTTCGCCGCGCCAAGCGAAGTGGAAAGACTGCTGGCCGTCGCCGAACAGCGGTTCTCAGCCGCACTGGAATCGTCCCGCACGGTTGACCTGGCGGTGCGTACGTGCGATCGCGGCTTCCGCCTGCTGCAGGCCTATGCGGGTTACCTGGAACACGAAGTCTCGGACGACAACTGGCGCGCCGCCCTGGCTGCGGTCGGCCAGTTATGCGACGAGCTGGGCAGCGACCAGAAACACGGAGGCGCAGTAGCCGAAAGAGTCCAGAGCCTGCGCCGGCTGACGGCCGTCGCCGTTATGCAGCTGAACACCCTGGAACGTCCCTTCCTGCCTGCCAATGTTGATCGCCTTTGTGAGGCGGCCCAGACAGAGCTGGCGGGTCCGCTTCAGGTCCAGCGGCTCGACGCGGTGCTGAGTACGCCTTTACTGGACGCCCCCCAGCGATTGGCGGCCTGGCAAGCTCGCAACGCCCTGGCTCATCGACTGAACCTCGCCACGCAAAAATTGGACGAGGAAGGCCCGATTTCCAAAGAGGCCTTTGCCAAACTCGTGTTCTCGATCACCCAGGGCGACTTGCTGCAGAACGGCAGCATGAACGCCGTCTGGCGTCGCCTGCAGCGTGCGGCCGCGATCCTGAAACTGGCCGGCTGGCCATTGGATCAGTTGCCGGTGCTGTCGTATGACCCCCAGAAGGAATCGTGCACCGAGTTCGATGCGGCCCGCGAAGCGGCTTCCAAACTGCAGCAGATCTGGCGGCACTTGCTGGCTCTGCAGATCGAACAGGATCAGAACACCATGGCGGCCGCCCGCCTGGTCTGGGTGGCGACCCCCTATTACCCGATGCCGGCTCTCGACGACCCCGCCCGCAATCCGCGGATGCAGCAACACGCCAAACAGGCCCGCCGTCGCTGGAGCTGGCTGTCGGAACGTTACCGTTATGCGGCGCGGGATTGCATTCGTCCTGACTTTTACGCCGAAACGGCTCGCCTTTATGAGACGCTCGCCCCGGCGCCGCCGGAAGCGTTCGTCCAGGTGCTATCTTGTGGTCCTGCGGCTGGGGCCGGAACGTCCGCCCTGAATCCGCTGGCGTCGACCGATCCTTTAGCGCCCGCCCCGGCCAGCAGCGCGGCCCCGATCGATACGGCAAGTTCCGATACGCTGGTCGCTGCCATTCAATGGCGCGTCGCCGGCGGCGCCGCGCCCGTCAAAGGCGCCGTGAAAGTCGACATCCTGGCCGAGTCGGATTCGCTTTCCGCTAAAGTCCTGAATAAAACCCTCGATCCAAATGGTCCCTTGCTGGTGGCGCTGACCAGTCACCCGGCCGTCGCTGGCGCACCGGGCGAAACCCCGCTGGGCGTGATGGTCCGTTTTCTGATCAATGGAAAAACCTATCACTACCGGCTGGCGTCCTCTTCGCTTCTGGAGGGCGACCAGGTGGCGGTCGTGGTTAGCGAGACCACAACGCCGCCGGCCGAAAGTATCGAACAGCTTGACGTGCGGCCCTCGGGCGCTCCGCGTACGTACTATCTGTTTGCCAGGAACCGATCGGGCGATCCCCAGAACTGCCGCGTTGAAATGGAAGGCGCCGGTCCGGTCACGTTGAGCCTTGCTGCCGGCGAAACCAAACCGATCCTGTTTGTGGGGGCCCCGCCCCAGCCAAAAGCGCCGCTGCCTCGCATTGAAGAACCCGTCGTGGTTCGGGTGGTCGACGCCGCATCCGGCCAGCCGCTGGGTAGCCGCGCCCTGTGGCCGACGGTGCTCTCCCCCCGCAACTATGTGCGAGCCAGCGACGTCCGCTTTCTTCCGGAGAGTTCCACCCGCAACCGGCTAGAAGCAGTCGTTACCGTGGCAGGCTTGCCGCCAGGCGGACCGTGCGCGGTGAAACTGCTGGCGTCTCCTGATAACATTCCGGGCTTGTCTTCCATCAAGACAGGTCTCTTCCAGGGGGCGCTGCAGGAAGGACAAAGTCTGACACTCTTCGCCCAGGACATGCAGCTGCAGGCCGGCGTCGGCCCCAACGGCGAGTTCAGCATCGCCGCCGACGGCGCTCCCCGCGTGTTTGTGTACGAAACGACCTTCGCTCGCCAGGGTACGGCCGTCTCTCCGCGGAGGCTGCTGTCGCCTCGCGTGCTGATGTCGGCTCCCGCCATCCTGGCCGCCGCTCCCACCATGCAGGTGCAGCTGCAGGTCGACAATGGGCCCGACGACTCCACGCTCGAGGTTGCCATCGGCCAGAATTCCGACGCCGGATTCCTGGCGGAGTCCGTCATGAATCTGTCGACTCCGCAAGAGTTCCAGATCGGCTTTAGCCCCTTCGGCAAAGGCGGCGCCTGGATGTTTTCCGGCGGCGTCAACGACTGGTCTCCGGAGTTGGATATCGCCGGCGTCGTTGGCCGACGCGTGGTGCAGGTCCGTCTGCTGGATCGTGCAGGACGACAGCTGGGGATCGCCCAGCAACCCGTCATCATCGACGACAGCCCGCCGCAGAACTTGTACTTTGTGGCGCCGCCGGCGTACGCCTCCGACAAGGAGCCGTTGAATTTGACGGCCGCCGGCTTTGACAGTTTGTCAGGCGTCGCCCAGGTGGATTTCTTTGTCGGCAAGCCGGTCGACAAGAAAGTCCCGGCCACCGCCGTGCTGTATCCGGCGGACCAGGACGGAGCCGCCTGGACGGTGCAATTGCCGCCAAGCAAACTGCTGGGACCGACCGCCATTACGGCTCGCTTTACCGACGGCGCCGGGTTGTTCTCCTTTGTCACGACCGTGGTCAACTTTAACGCGGATCCGCCTGCTCCGGTCGGCGGAGTGGCCGGCGTGGTGGTGGAGGGAAGTCGTCCCCAGGCGAATCTCGATGTCTGGCTGATCAACGCCGCTGGCAAAGTCGTGGCCTCGACCAAGACGGGCGCCAACGGCCGGTTCGATTTCAACCAGGCCAAACCGGGCGCCTATACTGTCTGGGCGGAGCAGTCGTTTCCCAGCCGGAAAGCAACGGCCGACGTGACGGTTGTGGCCGGCAAGCAGGTCGACGCCAGCCTTGACCTTGCCCTGTAG
- a CDS encoding zinc ribbon domain-containing protein, whose translation MPIKVTCSCGQNLTAKDELAGRVVKCPKCGNALQIPGGAKPAAGTRPPSQAKPAPRKPPVKPQAPPPPQAPPAGGGFDDLFDDIGLAPVQGSPTCPNCHAQMSPEAVICISCGYNRQTGARLQGVASVEATEANMAEALVQKARRDIDANPDSRQNESDFGDASSAWTWVLLLFLPLLFILAVVITLFWGGRLIAYQEAIVASIMEDGFSLVTLALLIYFFATLAGAIGWFSLSMQALEENITQGMANILTCGLYSHYYAIMTFNKNGFAATMYFASYFLFMTGITVMYNHNIELVVPADDVGHWIVFLWFMWFAQVLSLVGYLWGSVVIWEINPVHGIICSVTGLGLLVLGFMHFKKAAAPTILYCVSFVLLLSAFIWLILISGQLSDIPAMLPEIKEI comes from the coding sequence ATGCCGATTAAAGTCACCTGCTCCTGCGGGCAGAACCTCACCGCCAAAGATGAACTCGCCGGTCGGGTTGTGAAGTGCCCCAAATGCGGCAACGCGCTACAGATTCCCGGAGGCGCTAAACCGGCCGCAGGAACCAGGCCGCCGTCGCAAGCGAAACCGGCCCCCAGGAAACCGCCGGTCAAACCGCAGGCTCCGCCCCCGCCGCAGGCTCCGCCTGCCGGCGGCGGATTCGACGATCTTTTCGACGATATCGGACTGGCTCCCGTGCAGGGGTCTCCGACTTGTCCGAACTGCCATGCCCAGATGTCGCCGGAGGCCGTGATCTGCATCAGCTGCGGTTATAACCGGCAAACCGGGGCCCGACTGCAGGGGGTGGCGTCGGTCGAAGCCACCGAGGCCAACATGGCCGAAGCCCTGGTGCAAAAGGCTCGCCGGGATATCGATGCCAACCCCGACTCTCGCCAGAACGAAAGCGACTTTGGCGACGCCAGCAGCGCCTGGACCTGGGTGCTGCTGCTGTTTTTGCCGCTGCTGTTTATCCTGGCCGTCGTCATCACTTTGTTCTGGGGCGGTCGTCTGATTGCATACCAGGAAGCCATTGTGGCGAGCATTATGGAGGACGGCTTTAGTCTGGTGACGCTGGCCTTGCTCATTTACTTTTTCGCCACGCTGGCGGGGGCGATCGGCTGGTTTTCTTTGAGCATGCAAGCGCTTGAAGAGAATATCACCCAGGGCATGGCCAACATTCTCACCTGCGGCCTGTACTCGCACTACTATGCGATTATGACATTCAACAAGAATGGCTTCGCCGCGACCATGTACTTTGCTTCGTACTTTTTGTTCATGACCGGCATTACGGTCATGTACAACCATAATATCGAACTGGTCGTGCCGGCCGACGATGTGGGCCACTGGATTGTCTTTTTGTGGTTCATGTGGTTTGCCCAGGTCTTGTCGCTGGTGGGCTATTTGTGGGGTTCGGTTGTGATCTGGGAGATCAATCCCGTACATGGGATTATCTGCAGCGTGACCGGCCTGGGATTGCTGGTGCTGGGCTTTATGCACTTCAAAAAGGCTGCGGCGCCTACCATTTTGTACTGTGTGAGTTTCGTTCTGTTGTTGTCGGCTTTTATCTGGTTGATTTTGATTTCGGGTCAGTTATCAGACATCCCGGCAATGTTGCCGGAAATCAAAGAAATTTAA
- a CDS encoding DUF1570 domain-containing protein, with amino-acid sequence MSTLLLLLLASSAGLRAEDPQPEPGSRIEQTAHWEMETLKCKDGRTLYGLMQKITRREMEFVEVVRRSGKPLYLVVHYYAPGAVEKWTKLDPPDRRELIQRIGPLLLHKNRRRIEAGRMEVVELRESTVEGVVWRQASTPSFLLKSTADEDTTRRAVVRLEQMFRAYQQILPPQLDRNKPVTIELLGTRAEYRAELARRQLQIENPAFFSAAENLIVAGDDLQVYAEQLVNTRAENEQVRRRYDALDADFEERITKLAADLKANGYQPTDIQAEIRLRRAAWTNERTAAMTRILEANRRNETRSGQLLQRVFARLFHESFHAWYENYVFPERNADTPRWLHEGLAQIFETGHLEADTLRIDAPSRESLLALQEDLRGPEPLRLRELLTSEENAFLAWRHDPNISERYYLYSWGVAWYLTFDRDLLSADSLSGYVSPQAAREDPIPRFERFVGQDLETFEAAWQKAMLDRKPSRP; translated from the coding sequence ATGTCAACGCTCCTCCTTTTGCTGCTGGCCTCCTCTGCCGGTTTGCGGGCCGAGGATCCCCAGCCGGAGCCCGGCAGCCGGATCGAACAAACGGCCCACTGGGAGATGGAAACCCTCAAGTGTAAAGACGGCCGCACGCTGTACGGCCTGATGCAAAAGATCACGCGGCGCGAAATGGAATTCGTCGAGGTGGTCCGGCGCAGCGGCAAACCGCTGTATCTGGTCGTGCATTACTATGCGCCTGGTGCGGTGGAGAAGTGGACGAAGCTTGATCCCCCGGACCGCCGGGAACTGATCCAGCGCATCGGGCCGTTGCTGCTGCACAAGAATCGTCGGCGAATTGAAGCAGGCCGGATGGAGGTCGTCGAGCTGCGGGAGTCGACCGTCGAGGGAGTCGTCTGGCGGCAAGCCTCGACGCCTTCGTTTCTTCTGAAAAGCACGGCCGACGAGGACACCACGCGGCGGGCCGTCGTCCGGCTCGAGCAGATGTTTCGCGCCTATCAGCAGATCTTGCCGCCGCAGCTGGATCGAAATAAACCCGTCACGATTGAACTGCTGGGAACGCGCGCCGAGTACCGCGCCGAACTGGCCCGTCGCCAGCTGCAGATTGAGAATCCGGCCTTCTTCTCGGCTGCAGAGAACCTGATCGTGGCGGGCGACGACCTGCAGGTCTACGCGGAACAGCTGGTCAATACGCGGGCCGAGAATGAACAGGTCCGCCGCCGCTATGATGCTCTTGACGCCGACTTTGAGGAACGCATTACAAAGTTAGCCGCCGACCTGAAGGCTAATGGATACCAGCCGACGGATATCCAGGCCGAGATTCGCCTGCGCCGGGCCGCCTGGACGAACGAACGGACTGCGGCCATGACCCGTATCCTGGAAGCAAACCGTCGGAACGAAACGCGCAGCGGGCAATTGCTGCAGCGGGTTTTCGCCCGGCTGTTTCACGAATCGTTCCACGCCTGGTATGAGAACTACGTTTTTCCCGAGCGCAATGCCGACACGCCCCGCTGGCTACACGAAGGTCTGGCCCAGATTTTCGAAACGGGCCACCTGGAGGCGGATACTTTGCGGATCGACGCTCCCAGTCGCGAATCGCTGCTCGCCCTGCAGGAGGACCTGCGCGGACCGGAGCCGCTTCGCCTGCGGGAGTTGCTGACGTCGGAAGAAAACGCCTTCCTGGCCTGGCGCCACGACCCGAACATTTCGGAGCGATACTATCTTTATTCCTGGGGCGTGGCCTGGTACCTGACATTCGATCGCGACCTGCTCAGCGCCGACTCGCTTTCTGGTTACGTTTCGCCGCAGGCTGCACGAGAGGATCCGATCCCCCGGTTCGAACGGTTCGTCGGCCAGGATCTGGAGACCTTTGAGGCCGCCTGGCAAAAGGCCATGCTGGACCGGAAGCCGTCGCGTCCCTGA
- a CDS encoding tetratricopeptide repeat protein, protein MGGRWNRWAIVLGGLAAFLLLGLLLTLYSQPATLATGDAARDPHTGDTRKWDGEQHLAHDREPTDEPAGVVETQADSATSAAPASLADTGLALATGDVAGEHVASRPDPSRIAAATAPTSTAEASPTDPAPAPTVPPVASRPPVARVRSPLPGASDLIRSNEALEKKYGERLTEPLPADEKSRLAQLLYEDALNLEAPADRFVRWQLALELALKSGHTDVAHQTVERLNEQFQGDPFARRWQALQGLAEVARTTEQRLELAQRGLVLSDELIELRRYDDARPAAELALSLGRRARSGPFQIQARDTLADIDHWKELEEANTAALTTLAVRPDDPVALMHRGRYLCLVQGDWNRGLPLLRNSGVEAAVQAVARETAAPMTAEERIATAEAWRNLAFSDSSFQGFYSRALAWYAVAQPFASGEQLALIDRRLKEIGRQNLSPRQIDAARIVVQAIDR, encoded by the coding sequence GTGGGCGGTCGGTGGAATCGCTGGGCAATCGTCCTGGGCGGGCTGGCGGCCTTCCTGTTGCTGGGGCTTTTGCTAACGCTGTACAGCCAGCCGGCAACCCTGGCCACCGGCGATGCCGCGAGAGATCCGCACACTGGCGACACTCGCAAGTGGGACGGAGAGCAACACCTCGCCCATGATCGTGAGCCAACGGACGAGCCTGCCGGCGTCGTGGAAACCCAGGCGGATTCGGCGACTTCCGCCGCTCCCGCGTCCCTCGCTGACACGGGGCTCGCTCTCGCTACTGGCGATGTTGCTGGTGAACACGTTGCCTCGCGACCGGACCCGTCGCGAATCGCCGCGGCGACGGCTCCGACATCAACCGCGGAAGCGAGCCCCACAGATCCTGCGCCAGCTCCAACGGTTCCCCCGGTTGCCAGCAGGCCGCCGGTTGCCAGGGTGCGGTCGCCGCTGCCTGGCGCCAGCGATTTGATCCGGTCTAATGAAGCCCTGGAAAAGAAATATGGAGAGCGACTGACCGAACCGCTGCCGGCAGACGAGAAGTCTCGCCTGGCGCAGCTGCTGTACGAGGACGCACTCAACCTGGAAGCTCCGGCCGACCGCTTTGTTCGCTGGCAGCTGGCGCTCGAGCTGGCTCTGAAGTCGGGCCATACCGACGTCGCACATCAAACGGTCGAACGCTTGAACGAACAGTTCCAGGGCGACCCGTTCGCTCGTCGCTGGCAGGCTCTGCAGGGACTGGCCGAAGTCGCCAGGACGACGGAGCAACGACTGGAGCTGGCTCAGCGCGGCCTGGTGTTATCCGACGAATTGATTGAGCTGCGACGGTACGACGACGCCCGGCCGGCAGCCGAACTGGCGTTGTCGCTGGGACGCCGGGCCCGCAGCGGTCCGTTCCAGATCCAGGCCCGCGACACGCTGGCAGATATCGACCATTGGAAAGAGCTGGAGGAGGCCAACACGGCGGCTCTCACCACGCTGGCGGTTCGCCCAGACGACCCGGTCGCACTGATGCATCGCGGTCGTTACCTGTGCCTGGTGCAGGGCGACTGGAACCGCGGATTGCCGTTGCTCCGCAACTCGGGGGTGGAGGCGGCCGTGCAGGCCGTCGCGCGGGAGACTGCCGCTCCGATGACCGCCGAAGAACGGATCGCGACTGCCGAAGCGTGGCGGAATCTGGCATTCTCTGACAGCAGTTTCCAGGGATTCTACAGCCGCGCCCTGGCGTGGTACGCCGTGGCCCAGCCGTTCGCATCGGGGGAGCAGCTCGCGCTTATTGACCGCCGCTTGAAAGAAATCGGCCGACAGAATCTGTCGCCCCGCCAGATCGACGCCGCCCGGATCGTAGTGCAGGCGATCGACCGTTAG